One window of the Pieris rapae chromosome 11, ilPieRapa1.1, whole genome shotgun sequence genome contains the following:
- the LOC110991599 gene encoding G-protein coupled receptor dmsr-1: MANETDLYCVPGATSFNKVYSRLHGYIAIVICIVGSATNSINITVLSRREMSSATNSILTGLAVADLLVMLEYIPYVLHMNIKIGPQVNKNTYAWTVFVYFHSIFSQTFHTISIWLAVTLAVWRYIAIAYPHRNRTWCSKRNTSIAIVSAYVICPFLCLPIYFAMHIVSSEVTAKNNSQFAEDLSLPQNRTVYVLEMSKNKELVMAIMWIYSVVLKLVPCIALSVLSTCLISKLTTTDRRRQKLLKRSSVGPNEAEKQFLSEESSAGRRSSRTDRTTRMLLAVLGLFLSTEVPQGLLGLVSALAPDFFKSCYSMFGDLMDVLALFTSSVNFVLYCSMSRQFRCTFARLVRRMLSTAEDSPKLAVKQEPTTQVFT, encoded by the exons ATGGCTAATGAGACCGACCTGTATTGTGTGCCGGGAGCGACGAGTTTCAATAAAGTGTACAGCCGTCTTCACGGCTACATCGCCATCGTAATATGCATAGTCGGTTCTGCGACGAACTCCATAAACATCACCGTTTTGAGCCGACGGGAGATGTCCAGCGCCACCAACTCCATCCTCACGGGTCTAGCCGTGGCAGACCTCTTAGTGATGCTGGAATACATACCGTATGTGTTGCACATGAATATCAAAATCGGGCcgcaagtaaataaaaatacttatgcGTGGAccgtttttgtttattttcattccATATTCAGTCAGACTTTTCACACGATTTCCATCTGGCTGGCCGTTACTCTTGCCGTGTGGCGATATATTGCGATCGCGTACCCCCACAGGAACAGAACGTGGTGCAGCAAGCGAAATACGTCCATCGCCATAGTGAGTGCCTATGTGATCTGTCCCTTTCTATGTTTACCTATTTATTTCGCAATGCATATAGTGTCGAGCGAAGTGACCGCGAAAAACAATTCCCAGTTCGCGGAGGATTTGTCGTTACCGCAAAACCGGACCGTTTACGTTTTAGAAATGTCTAAGAATAAAGAACTGGTGATGGCCATTATGTGGATCTACAGTGTCGTACTAAAACTCGTTCCCTGTATAGCGTTATCGGTACTGAGTACGTGTCTGATATCGAAATTAACGACGACAGACAGAAGGAGACAGAAATTACTGAAGCGCTCGAGCGTAGGGCCCAACGAG GCagaaaaacagtttttatcaGAAGAATCGAGTGCAGGGCGGCGTTCGAGTCGAACAGACAGGACGACTAGAATGCTGCTTGCGGTCCTAGGGCTGTTTCTCTCGACGGAAGTGCCGCAGGGTTTATTAGGGCTAGTCAGTGCTTTAGCGCCTGACTTCTTCAAAAGTTGTTATAGCATGTTTG gTGACCTAATGGACGTCCTCGCTTTGTTCACATCATCTGTGAACTTTGTGCTGTACTGCAGCATGAGTCGCCAGTTCAGGTGTACTTTCGCAAGACTCGTTCGACGTATGTTGTCAACCGCCGAAGACTCTCCGAAACTAGCTGTTAAACAGGAACCAACTACGCAG GTGTTCACGTAG